In Massilia violaceinigra, one DNA window encodes the following:
- a CDS encoding DUF6058 family natural product biosynthesis protein: protein MELIRYLSDCFFTEQQLLAVSGIDAEELAALQRRSMMPRASYRLRLDVSCDSFFGQHEEHKEMAYYARGYASWIGLLQSLHGDAAAFRVFAERYRARLTQLKAAGLCTDNPKLGAGLDEHLREEWRHFLEGTYGICTKTGLPEEIASKELATLIIRDIIGKPVEQALSTRDRICLTLAVDLLDTASGQFAPHEKERSSRHLLIDEVRKNYQL from the coding sequence ATGGAACTGATCCGATACCTGAGCGATTGCTTCTTCACGGAGCAACAGCTGCTGGCGGTGTCCGGCATCGATGCGGAAGAGCTGGCGGCGCTGCAGCGGCGCTCGATGATGCCGCGCGCATCCTACCGGCTGCGCCTGGACGTGAGCTGCGACTCCTTTTTTGGCCAGCACGAGGAGCACAAGGAGATGGCCTACTATGCCAGAGGCTACGCTTCGTGGATCGGGCTGCTGCAATCGCTGCACGGCGACGCCGCCGCCTTCCGCGTGTTCGCCGAGCGCTACCGCGCCCGGCTGACGCAGTTGAAGGCGGCCGGCTTGTGCACCGACAACCCCAAGCTCGGCGCGGGCCTGGACGAACACCTGCGCGAAGAGTGGCGCCACTTCCTCGAGGGCACCTATGGGATATGCACCAAAACCGGGTTGCCGGAGGAAATCGCCTCGAAGGAACTGGCGACGCTGATCATCCGCGACATCATCGGCAAGCCCGTTGAGCAGGCGCTGTCGACACGCGACCGGATATGCCTGACTCTGGCTGTCGACCTGCTCGACACCGCCAGCGGCCAGTTTGCGCCCCATGAAAAAGAGCGCAGCTCGCGGCATTTACTGATTGACGAGGTGCGCAAGAATTACCAGTTATAA
- a CDS encoding PPK2 family polyphosphate kinase — MKARTRFRAPADLKLREEDAGATPLRENGGKHPKSKDQIKAHERALTAALTAKIALHQQMLFSQRQQKVLLVLQGMDTSGKDGTVRALFSSINPMGLNATQFKAPSLHEAAHDFLWRIHPHVPGAGEIAIFNRSHYEDVLVTRVHKLIDEKECKRRYAHIADFERMLAETGTVIVKVFLHISKDEQRARLQARLDDPEKQWKFDVNDIAQRKRWDEYHDAYERAIGATDADHAPWYIIPANSKTHRNLLIANLLLEVMEDLNLAFPKPDARLSKLKIE, encoded by the coding sequence ATGAAGGCGCGCACCCGTTTCCGCGCGCCGGCGGACTTGAAGCTGCGCGAGGAGGATGCCGGCGCCACGCCGCTGCGCGAGAACGGCGGCAAGCATCCCAAATCGAAGGACCAGATCAAGGCGCACGAGCGCGCACTGACCGCTGCGCTGACCGCGAAGATTGCGCTGCACCAGCAGATGCTGTTCTCGCAGCGCCAGCAAAAAGTGCTTCTGGTACTGCAGGGCATGGATACCTCGGGCAAGGATGGCACGGTGCGCGCGCTGTTCAGCAGCATCAACCCCATGGGTTTGAATGCAACCCAGTTCAAGGCGCCCAGCCTGCACGAGGCGGCGCACGACTTCTTGTGGCGCATTCATCCGCACGTGCCGGGCGCCGGCGAAATCGCCATCTTCAACCGCAGCCATTACGAAGACGTGCTGGTCACCCGCGTGCACAAGCTGATCGACGAGAAGGAATGCAAGCGCCGCTACGCCCACATCGCCGATTTCGAACGCATGCTGGCTGAAACCGGCACGGTGATCGTCAAGGTGTTCCTGCATATCTCGAAGGATGAGCAACGCGCGCGCTTGCAGGCGCGCCTGGACGATCCGGAAAAGCAATGGAAGTTTGACGTCAACGACATCGCCCAGCGCAAGCGCTGGGATGAGTATCACGATGCCTACGAAAGGGCGATCGGCGCCACCGATGCCGACCACGCTCCCTGGTACATCATTCCCGCCAATTCCAAGACCCACCGCAACCTGCTGATTGCCAACCTGCTGCTGGAAGTGATGGAGGACCTGAACCTCGCCTTTCCCAAACCCGATGCGCGCCTGTCGAAGCTGAAGATCGAGTAG
- a CDS encoding HD-GYP domain-containing protein, which translates to MHRASLSTSVNQHYLNKLMKLTEVMDVAASEDIVDVRGMKLVAKGARLTRAQQDTLGGHKLKKALESSLSAEGGADNRLILETAKRILDTSVPINRILGRNAGRGISPQTLLANMHFGHAMRMMITLTDRENPRALEHSVTVSLLSIGMAKKLQLSNDDQMAAALAGLLHDVGELYIDPAYLKPGKRLLPHEWAHLVIHPRIGQVLITELESYPASVARAVSEHHERLDGTGYPRQSAGGMISGPGLAVSVAEMLAGVLHKDYPLERAELALKIIPGEHPHHFLSAISGALRNQPANRPIAPSRPDENDDEAIARLWSRIADSLQAGQQMLREDTLRSPRVWALIERTLARIRNIERAFISTGLDAYLKNNHGLHDHDDGTLQFEKAVATREITWRLRDIARDLALNTADVPTDRDMLAGLIGLLDGGLTEAAAPQVQPLPQPQARAA; encoded by the coding sequence ATGCACCGCGCCAGCCTGAGCACCAGCGTCAACCAGCACTACCTGAACAAATTGATGAAGCTCACCGAGGTGATGGACGTCGCCGCCAGCGAAGACATTGTCGATGTACGCGGCATGAAGCTGGTGGCCAAGGGCGCCAGGCTGACGCGCGCCCAGCAGGACACCTTGGGCGGGCACAAGCTCAAAAAGGCCCTGGAATCGTCGCTGAGCGCCGAGGGCGGCGCCGACAACCGCCTGATCCTCGAAACGGCCAAGCGCATTCTCGACACCAGCGTCCCGATCAACCGTATCCTGGGGCGCAACGCCGGGCGCGGTATTTCGCCGCAGACGCTGCTGGCGAACATGCACTTCGGCCACGCCATGCGCATGATGATCACCCTGACCGACCGCGAGAATCCGCGCGCGCTCGAACACAGCGTCACCGTCAGCCTGCTGTCGATCGGCATGGCGAAAAAGTTGCAACTGTCGAACGACGACCAGATGGCGGCGGCCCTGGCCGGCCTGTTGCACGATGTTGGGGAACTGTACATCGACCCGGCCTACCTGAAGCCGGGCAAACGCCTGCTGCCGCACGAGTGGGCGCACCTGGTGATCCATCCGCGCATCGGCCAGGTGCTGATCACGGAACTGGAGTCGTATCCGGCCTCGGTGGCGCGGGCGGTGTCGGAACACCACGAACGGCTCGACGGCACCGGCTATCCGCGCCAGTCGGCCGGCGGGATGATCAGCGGGCCGGGGCTGGCCGTGTCGGTGGCCGAAATGCTGGCCGGCGTGCTGCACAAGGATTATCCGCTCGAGCGTGCCGAACTGGCCTTGAAAATCATTCCGGGGGAGCATCCGCACCATTTTCTGTCGGCCATTTCGGGCGCCTTGCGCAACCAGCCGGCCAACCGGCCGATCGCCCCTTCCCGGCCCGACGAGAACGACGACGAGGCCATCGCGCGGCTGTGGAGCCGCATTGCCGATTCCCTGCAGGCCGGTCAACAGATGCTGCGCGAAGATACCTTGCGCTCGCCGCGCGTCTGGGCCCTGATCGAACGTACGCTGGCACGCATCAGGAACATCGAGCGCGCCTTCATCAGCACCGGGCTCGATGCGTATCTGAAAAACAATCATGGCTTGCACGATCACGACGACGGCACCCTGCAGTTCGAAAAAGCCGTGGCCACGCGCGAAATCACCTGGCGCCTGCGCGACATCGCGCGCGATCTGGCGTTGAACACGGCCGACGTGCCGACCGACCGCGACATGCTCGCCGGCTTGATCGGCTTGCTCGACGGCGGCCTGACCGAGGCGGCCGCGCCGCAGGTGCAGCCGCTGCCGCAGCCGCAAGCTCGGGCGGCCTGA
- a CDS encoding M6 family metalloprotease domain-containing protein encodes MRASLTAAAGMVLSLAALTSHAAIPYKGHTYEFRQPGGEKLKIRLDGNDYYAEQRTEDGSLIIYDNAKRGFCYAHVNATGDKLVSSGVLATNAKLRTFSTAAGKREPGLSTAAKARLAQQRYQKMHGRTLESAQRSTAAMMAPSASATAAVTGQMRGLTVIIDFSDAPGTITKPQVESFLNDAAYTGFGNAQSVRGYFLAVSGNKLDYSNSVTRYYRATRPKSYYTDNSLDVGPRAQELILEALNWVKNSEGFDFSTLSRDSTGHILGLNFFYAGEADSPWSKGLWPHMGWLGEQFCSNGACTGSYQISDMGKQLAIGTFVHESGHLIMGWPDLYDYDGSSQGSVANFCVMGFGGVGHESQFRPTQPVGFLRYLAGWDTAIELNPAINRSAPTGRLSQTSGGHSLYRWSNPANAAEAFYVEAIHKSDQNLYQPDQGLAVFHIDPAGSNNDEWHPYIQMEHADGKRDPENNVNQGDGGDLFDGVATRAFNASVPNAVATKGTNSLWWNGFASGFALSNISAPAKTVSFDVGVATTGPAADVYNATLADKAEAIHPSPWFEYKGGMLGAVLSGPAGTDFDLRIEKWENNVWAKVAESSGDASQETISYAAAAGYYRIIVSSYSGAGKYKLTVTK; translated from the coding sequence ATGCGTGCAAGTCTTACGGCAGCAGCCGGGATGGTGCTGTCGCTGGCGGCGTTAACATCCCACGCGGCCATTCCGTACAAGGGCCATACCTACGAATTCCGTCAACCGGGCGGGGAAAAGCTGAAAATCCGCCTCGACGGCAACGATTACTACGCCGAGCAGCGCACCGAAGATGGTTCGCTGATCATTTATGATAATGCCAAACGCGGTTTTTGCTACGCACACGTGAACGCCACGGGCGACAAGCTGGTGTCGAGCGGCGTGCTGGCCACCAATGCCAAACTGCGCACGTTCAGCACCGCGGCGGGCAAGCGCGAGCCGGGCCTGAGCACGGCGGCCAAAGCGCGCCTGGCGCAGCAGCGCTACCAGAAAATGCACGGACGCACGCTGGAATCGGCGCAGCGCAGCACCGCCGCGATGATGGCGCCGAGCGCCTCGGCCACCGCCGCCGTGACCGGCCAGATGCGCGGCCTGACCGTGATCATCGACTTTTCCGACGCGCCCGGCACCATCACCAAGCCGCAGGTCGAATCGTTCCTGAACGATGCCGCGTACACCGGGTTCGGCAATGCGCAATCGGTGCGCGGCTACTTCCTGGCCGTCTCGGGCAACAAGCTCGATTACAGCAATAGCGTCACGCGCTACTACCGCGCCACGCGTCCGAAGTCCTACTACACCGACAACAGCCTGGACGTCGGCCCGCGCGCGCAGGAACTGATCCTGGAAGCGCTGAACTGGGTCAAGAACAGCGAAGGCTTCGATTTCTCCACCCTCAGCCGCGACAGCACGGGCCACATCCTGGGCCTGAATTTCTTCTATGCGGGCGAAGCGGACAGCCCATGGTCGAAAGGCTTGTGGCCGCACATGGGCTGGCTGGGCGAACAGTTCTGCAGCAACGGCGCCTGTACCGGCAGCTACCAGATCAGCGACATGGGCAAGCAGCTGGCGATCGGCACCTTCGTGCATGAATCGGGCCACCTGATCATGGGCTGGCCCGACCTGTACGACTACGACGGCAGCTCGCAGGGCTCGGTCGCCAACTTTTGCGTGATGGGCTTCGGCGGCGTGGGCCACGAGAGCCAGTTCCGTCCGACCCAGCCGGTCGGCTTCCTGCGCTATCTGGCCGGGTGGGATACGGCGATCGAACTCAATCCGGCGATCAACCGCAGCGCGCCGACCGGGCGCCTGAGCCAGACTTCCGGCGGCCATTCGCTGTACCGCTGGAGCAACCCGGCCAACGCGGCCGAAGCGTTTTATGTGGAAGCGATCCACAAGAGCGACCAGAACCTGTACCAGCCCGACCAGGGACTGGCGGTGTTTCACATCGACCCGGCCGGCAGCAACAATGACGAATGGCATCCGTACATCCAGATGGAACATGCGGATGGCAAGCGCGATCCGGAAAACAATGTGAACCAGGGCGACGGCGGCGACCTGTTCGACGGCGTGGCCACGCGCGCCTTCAACGCCAGCGTGCCGAACGCGGTGGCGACCAAGGGCACCAATTCGCTCTGGTGGAACGGCTTTGCGTCGGGCTTTGCGCTGTCCAATATCAGCGCCCCGGCCAAGACCGTGTCGTTCGATGTCGGCGTGGCCACCACCGGACCGGCTGCGGACGTCTACAACGCCACCCTGGCCGACAAGGCCGAAGCGATCCATCCATCGCCGTGGTTCGAGTACAAGGGCGGCATGCTGGGCGCGGTACTGAGCGGCCCGGCCGGCACCGACTTCGACCTGCGCATCGAGAAGTGGGAAAACAATGTGTGGGCCAAGGTGGCCGAGTCGAGCGGCGATGCATCGCAGGAAACGATCAGTTACGCCGCGGCGGCCGGCTACTACCGCATCATCGTCTCTTCCTACAGCGGCGCAGGCAAGTACAAGCTGACCGTCACCAAGTAA
- the ftrA gene encoding transcriptional regulator FtrA, with protein sequence MKKHLVVALAYDGLCTFEFGCTVEVFALERPELEVDWYEFAVCAAEPGPIRAAGGIVISAPYAPQLLERADTIVIPGWRDPDEAPPAALLALLRAAHARGARLCSICSGVFVLAAAGLLDGLRATTHWRYADRLARRYPAIEVLPDDLYADAGQIITSAGSAAGIDMLLYLVRRDHGARVGNLVAQRLVVAPHREGGQAQYLPRPMAHDEKGRLTRLMDWVRVHPAEPHTVASMALRAAMSERTLQRQFHDATGFGAHEWLIRERIAIVKDLLENPALPLAQVAERAGFASEASLRHHFRRLAATTPGAYRRQFARVAA encoded by the coding sequence ATGAAAAAGCATCTTGTCGTCGCCCTGGCCTATGACGGCCTGTGCACCTTCGAATTCGGCTGCACGGTCGAAGTGTTCGCGCTCGAGCGTCCGGAACTGGAGGTGGACTGGTACGAATTCGCGGTGTGCGCGGCCGAACCGGGGCCGATCCGCGCCGCCGGGGGCATCGTCATCAGCGCGCCCTACGCGCCGCAACTGCTGGAGCGGGCCGATACCATCGTCATCCCCGGCTGGCGCGATCCCGACGAAGCGCCGCCGGCCGCCTTGCTGGCGCTGCTGCGCGCCGCCCATGCGCGCGGCGCGCGTTTGTGTTCGATCTGTTCGGGCGTGTTCGTGCTGGCCGCGGCCGGCCTGCTCGACGGCTTGCGCGCCACCACGCACTGGCGCTATGCCGACCGCCTGGCACGCCGCTATCCCGCCATCGAGGTGCTGCCGGACGACCTGTATGCCGATGCCGGCCAGATCATCACCTCGGCCGGATCGGCGGCCGGCATCGACATGCTGCTCTATCTCGTGCGGCGCGATCACGGCGCCCGGGTCGGCAATCTGGTGGCCCAGCGCCTGGTGGTCGCCCCGCACCGCGAAGGCGGGCAGGCGCAGTATCTGCCGCGGCCCATGGCGCATGACGAGAAAGGACGCCTGACGCGCCTGATGGATTGGGTGCGCGTGCATCCGGCCGAGCCGCATACGGTGGCCAGCATGGCGCTGCGCGCGGCCATGAGCGAGCGTACCTTGCAGCGCCAGTTCCACGACGCCACCGGTTTCGGCGCGCACGAATGGTTGATCCGCGAACGCATCGCGATCGTCAAGGACTTGCTCGAAAACCCCGCATTGCCGCTGGCGCAGGTGGCCGAGCGCGCCGGTTTTGCCTCGGAAGCGTCGCTGCGGCATCATTTCCGCCGCCTGGCCGCCACCACGCCGGGCGCGTACCGGCGCCAGTTCGCGCGTGTCGCAGCCTGA
- a CDS encoding glutathione peroxidase — protein sequence MFKISALLLSSLSAVVLMSDPAQAQTPAAAPAPAASCPALLKHSFKRLQDEAPQDLCQYAGKVVLVVNTASYCGYTTQYEGLEKLYAKYGSKGLVVLGFPSNDFGKQEPGNAKEIADFCYNTYGVKFPMFAKTSVTGAAANPLHAGLIKATGKEPKWNFTKYLIDRNGKVIEHYPSKVTPEDKQLVSKIEQALGS from the coding sequence ATGTTCAAGATCTCGGCACTTCTCCTGTCCAGCCTGTCCGCTGTTGTATTGATGAGCGATCCGGCGCAGGCCCAGACGCCTGCGGCAGCGCCGGCGCCGGCCGCGAGTTGCCCGGCCTTGCTCAAACATAGCTTCAAGCGCCTGCAGGACGAGGCTCCGCAGGACCTGTGCCAGTACGCCGGCAAGGTCGTACTCGTCGTCAACACCGCCAGCTACTGCGGCTACACCACCCAGTACGAGGGCCTGGAAAAGCTGTACGCCAAATACGGCAGCAAGGGCCTGGTGGTGCTGGGCTTCCCGTCGAACGACTTCGGCAAGCAGGAGCCGGGCAACGCCAAGGAAATCGCCGATTTCTGCTACAACACCTACGGGGTCAAGTTCCCCATGTTCGCCAAGACCTCGGTGACGGGCGCGGCCGCCAACCCACTGCACGCGGGCTTGATCAAGGCCACCGGCAAGGAGCCGAAATGGAACTTCACCAAGTACCTGATCGACCGCAACGGCAAGGTCATCGAACACTATCCAAGCAAGGTCACGCCGGAAGACAAGCAGCTCGTCAGCAAGATCGAGCAGGCTCTGGGCAGCTGA
- a CDS encoding rhodanese-like domain-containing protein gives MSAVTDIAPASSPAALAHFEAQFAFETDCWDVHEALTAGRADFVLLDVRGSDKYGSGHVPGALDLAHRKIIGSTIARYPDATVFVVYCAGPHCNGAARAAIRLARLGRPVKIMTGGIAGWLDEGFALSA, from the coding sequence ATGTCCGCTGTTACCGATATCGCCCCCGCCTCTTCCCCCGCCGCGCTGGCGCACTTTGAAGCGCAGTTCGCGTTCGAAACCGATTGCTGGGATGTACACGAGGCGCTGACCGCCGGCAGAGCGGATTTCGTGCTGCTCGATGTGCGCGGCAGCGACAAATACGGCAGCGGCCACGTTCCGGGCGCGCTCGATCTGGCGCATCGCAAGATCATCGGATCGACCATCGCCCGGTATCCCGACGCGACGGTCTTTGTCGTCTACTGCGCCGGACCGCATTGCAACGGCGCCGCGCGGGCTGCGATCCGTCTCGCGCGGCTGGGACGCCCGGTCAAGATCATGACGGGCGGGATCGCGGGCTGGCTCGACGAAGGTTTCGCCCTGAGCGCCTGA
- a CDS encoding CoA-binding protein, which produces MRSIPDILKDSKTIAVVGLSNRPERASHAVAAYLQQQGYRILGVNPAYAGQQILGQPVYATLAQAAAALDGPIDIVDCFRTADAMVPLAREAIDIGARCLWMQLGVVNQEAADLAAAAGLDVVMDRCMKIEHAHSGGKA; this is translated from the coding sequence ATGAGATCCATCCCCGATATCCTGAAAGACAGCAAGACAATCGCCGTGGTCGGCCTGTCGAACCGGCCCGAGCGTGCCAGCCACGCCGTGGCCGCTTACCTGCAACAGCAGGGCTACCGCATCCTCGGCGTCAATCCCGCCTATGCCGGCCAGCAAATCCTGGGCCAGCCGGTCTACGCCACCCTGGCGCAGGCCGCCGCCGCCCTGGATGGCCCGATCGATATCGTCGACTGCTTCCGCACCGCCGACGCCATGGTCCCGCTCGCGCGCGAAGCCATCGACATCGGCGCGCGCTGCCTGTGGATGCAGCTCGGCGTGGTCAACCAGGAAGCGGCCGACCTGGCCGCCGCGGCCGGGCTCGACGTGGTGATGGACCGCTGCATGAAAATCGAACATGCGCACAGCGGCGGCAAGGCATGA
- a CDS encoding serine hydrolase — MFKLSALCFASLVALHAPAAFAQDAARPASEQALASRIDAAIAPYYKADAPGATVILTQDGKTVLRKAYGMADVAKGKAMTPDTALRLGSITKQFTAVAILMLADEGKLALDDDITKFLPDYPTRGKRITIEHLLTHTSGIVSYTSRAGFERNSTKDMSVSGMIDTFKNDPLDFDPGTRFSYNNSGYFLLGALIEKISGQSYATFIAERIFTPLGMQHTAYEGHERTPGPRAAGHTKGWFGVGASKPLSMSQPYAAGALVSTVDDLARWDAAISAGKLLKPATWQKAHTSAVLADGKPTNYGYGWQIGKLRGVPMVAHDGGINGFSTSALRLPQQKVYVAVLSNSDAPTVQPDMVASQAAAIAIGNPFPDFKAVKIDNALLDAYAGTYRIDANATRGFKRDGDKLVMQRTNRAPVILTPYANDGFFMPASLTTFVFARNDKGEVSHVVVHSQGSEMINQRVGAP, encoded by the coding sequence ATGTTCAAGCTTTCCGCCCTTTGTTTTGCCTCCCTTGTTGCGCTGCACGCGCCCGCCGCCTTCGCGCAGGACGCCGCGCGTCCCGCCAGCGAGCAAGCGCTGGCCAGCCGCATCGACGCCGCCATCGCCCCCTACTACAAAGCCGATGCGCCGGGCGCGACCGTCATCCTCACCCAGGATGGCAAGACTGTGCTGCGCAAGGCCTACGGCATGGCCGACGTAGCCAAGGGCAAGGCCATGACGCCCGACACGGCCCTGCGGCTCGGTTCCATCACCAAGCAGTTCACCGCGGTTGCCATCCTGATGCTGGCCGATGAGGGCAAACTGGCGCTCGATGACGACATCACCAAGTTCCTGCCGGATTACCCCACGCGCGGCAAGCGCATCACCATCGAGCATTTGCTCACGCACACCTCGGGCATCGTCAGCTACACCAGCAGGGCCGGCTTCGAGCGCAACTCCACGAAAGACATGAGCGTGTCCGGCATGATCGACACCTTCAAGAACGATCCGCTCGATTTCGATCCCGGCACGCGCTTTTCCTACAATAATTCCGGCTACTTCCTGCTCGGCGCGCTGATCGAAAAAATCTCCGGCCAGAGTTACGCCACATTTATCGCCGAGCGCATCTTCACGCCGCTGGGCATGCAGCACACCGCCTACGAAGGCCACGAACGCACTCCGGGTCCGCGCGCGGCCGGACACACCAAGGGCTGGTTCGGCGTCGGCGCGTCCAAGCCGCTGAGCATGTCGCAGCCGTACGCGGCCGGCGCGCTGGTCTCGACCGTGGACGACCTGGCGCGCTGGGATGCTGCCATTAGCGCCGGCAAGCTGCTCAAGCCGGCCACCTGGCAAAAGGCGCACACCAGCGCCGTGCTGGCCGACGGCAAGCCGACCAACTATGGCTACGGCTGGCAGATCGGCAAGCTGCGCGGCGTGCCGATGGTGGCGCATGACGGCGGCATCAATGGCTTTTCCACCTCCGCGTTGCGGCTGCCGCAGCAGAAAGTGTATGTCGCGGTGCTGAGCAATTCCGATGCACCCACGGTCCAGCCCGACATGGTGGCCAGCCAGGCGGCTGCCATCGCCATCGGCAATCCCTTCCCCGACTTCAAGGCAGTGAAAATCGACAACGCCTTGCTGGACGCCTATGCCGGCACCTACCGTATCGACGCAAACGCCACCCGCGGCTTCAAGCGCGATGGTGACAAGCTGGTCATGCAACGCACCAACCGCGCCCCGGTCATCCTGACGCCGTACGCGAACGACGGTTTCTTCATGCCCGCTTCGCTGACCACCTTCGTGTTTGCGCGCAACGACAAGGGCGAGGTGAGCCATGTGGTTGTCCACAGCCAGGGTTCGGAGATGATCAACCAGCGCGTCGGCGCGCCCTAA
- a CDS encoding ArsR/SmtB family transcription factor: MKDGPNIIGIAALIGDHARAEVLTALMSGMALTATELADIAGVTKQTISAHLAKLVDAGLLAVEAQGRHRYFRLADDDVAQLLESLMNVAFRTGAVRLRSSPREPALRKARVCYDHLAGELGVLVYERLLAHGAFIPDADGLRLTGAGSAMIKAIGVDTAAAAGTRRAFCRTCLDWSERRHHLAGALGDALLARFEEIGWAKRSLDSRVVAFSDAGEQDLRLWLA; this comes from the coding sequence ATGAAAGACGGACCCAACATTATCGGCATTGCCGCCCTGATCGGCGATCACGCGCGCGCGGAAGTATTGACCGCCCTCATGTCGGGCATGGCCCTCACTGCCACCGAACTGGCCGACATCGCCGGCGTCACCAAGCAGACGATCAGCGCCCACCTCGCCAAGCTGGTCGATGCCGGCCTGCTCGCGGTGGAAGCGCAGGGCCGCCACCGCTATTTCCGCCTGGCCGACGACGACGTTGCGCAGCTGCTCGAATCGCTGATGAACGTCGCCTTTCGCACCGGCGCGGTGCGGCTGCGTTCCAGCCCCCGCGAGCCGGCCTTGCGCAAGGCGCGCGTGTGCTACGACCATCTGGCCGGCGAACTCGGTGTGCTGGTGTATGAGCGCCTGCTGGCGCATGGCGCTTTCATTCCCGATGCGGATGGCCTGCGCCTGACCGGCGCCGGCAGCGCCATGATCAAAGCAATCGGCGTCGACACGGCGGCGGCGGCCGGCACGCGGCGCGCCTTTTGCCGCACCTGTCTCGACTGGAGCGAGCGCCGCCACCACCTGGCCGGCGCGCTGGGCGACGCACTGCTGGCGCGCTTCGAGGAAATCGGCTGGGCCAAACGCTCGCTCGATTCGCGCGTGGTTGCGTTCAGCGACGCCGGCGAACAGGATTTGCGCCTCTGGCTGGCTTAG